In Euphorbia lathyris chromosome 10, ddEupLath1.1, whole genome shotgun sequence, a single genomic region encodes these proteins:
- the LOC136208778 gene encoding uncharacterized protein isoform X2 has translation MKEEYEIEEKKQAAADVLFQYSKFAMACIGNQVRPCDMRLHLMKEISGMPTSLKREVPQAAASPDAMGESSSSGTARLDKADSFRAL, from the exons ATGAAAGAGGAATACGAG ATTGAAGAGAAAAAGCAAGCAGCTGCTGACGTTTTGTTTCAATATTCTAAATTTGCTATGGCATGTATTGGAAATCAAGTTCGACCTTGTGACATGAGGTTGCATCTGATGAAG GAGATATCTGGAATGCCAACTTCTTTGAAGAGAGAAGTGCCCCAGGCAGCAGCTTCACCTGATGCAATGGGTGAATCATCAAGCTCAGGTACGGCCAGACTCGACAAAGCAGACAGTTTTCGAGCACTATAA
- the LOC136208777 gene encoding myb-related protein 308-like encodes MGRSPCCEKAHTNKGAWTREEDERLIAFIQANGEGCWRTLPKAAGLLRCGKSCRLRWINYLRPDLKRGNFTAQEDDLIIQLHRLLGNKWSLIAARLPGRTDNEIKNYWNTHIRRKLLSRGIDPSTHRPVKESALDSMMTSINALPKEENEELNLELKICPPFQHQSEKFDSRGRKCSWKYQ; translated from the exons ATGGGCAGATCTCCGTGCTGTGAGAAAGCTCACACGAACAAAGGAGCATGGACGAGAGAAGAAGATGAACGTCTCATTGCTTTCATTCAAGCTAATGGTGAAGGCTGCTGGAGAACCCTCCCAAAAGCTGCTGGCCTTCTTCGCTGTGGCAAAAGTTGTCGCCTTCGATGGATTAACTATCTTCGCCCTGATCTAAAGCGCGGTAATTTTACTGCTCAAGAAGATGATCTCATTATTCAATTGCATAGACTCCTTGGTAACAA ATGGTCGCTTATAGCAGCGCGATTACCGGGAAGAACAGATAACGAGATCAAGAATTACTGGAATACTCACATAAGAAGAAAGCTGTTGAGCAGAGGAATCGATCCATCGACTCATAGACCGGTCAAAGAATCAGCATTAGACAGCATGATGACTTCTATTAATGCACTTCccaaagaagaaaatgaagaactGAATCTTGAGCTTAAAATATGCCCTCCCTTCCAACACCAATCTGAAAAATTTGATAGCAGAGGAAGAAAATGTTCCTGGAAGTATCAGTAA
- the LOC136209487 gene encoding protein POLLENLESS 3-LIKE 2, whose amino-acid sequence MLQDMWNAPPGFRPTKSAPTSPAKPLGGVSRTRSESFHAIHKVPVGDSPYVRAKNVQLVDKDPEKAIPLFWAAINAGDRVDSALKDMAIVMKQQNRAEEAIEAIKSLRSRCSDQAQESLDNILLDLYKRCGRLDDQIGLLKHKLFLIQQGLAFNGKRTKTARSQGKKFQVSVEQEATRLLGNLGWALMQQSNYIEAEDAYRRALSIAADNNKMCNLGICLMKQGRLTEAKETLRRVKPAVLDGPRGVDSHLKAYERAQQMLNDLESDMMNKGGGDRVEQSRLFDAFLGSSSIWQPQPCKDHNIIIQTTTNTTKFHDDFGNENMDGNIRQFTPFVNALNVDAKPYISSKLVNEIPIGNPFNETLKRTRSGNELGVIKKKLPFAEPGKPETKSRRLSDETENGLSKLLPDIEDFEDAILAAVLGPVNDQRKLNQPSNTGVILPKVEKKIEKRLKVFQDITLSLSPRA is encoded by the exons ATGTTGCAAGATATGTGGAATGCTCCTCCTGGTTTCCGACCAACCAAATCGGCTCCCACCTCACCGGCGAAGCCTCTTGGTGGTGTTTCTAGAACTCGCTCTGAGTCTTTTCATGCTATCCACAAAGTTCCTGTGGGTGATTCTCCTTATGTCAGAGCCAAAAATGTTCAA TTGGTAGATAAGGATCCGGAGAAGGCGATTCCTCTGTTTTGGGCAGCAATAAATGCAGGAGATAGAGTAGATAGTGCTCTGAAAGATATGGCTATTGTAATGAAGCAACAGAACAGGGCTGAGGAAGCCATTGAAGCTATAAAGTCTTTGAGAAGTCGGTGTTCAGATCAAGCTCAAGAGTCCCTTGATAATATTCTTTTAGATCTTTACAAG AGATGTGGAAGATTGGATGACCAAATTGGGTTATTGAAGCACAAGCTTTTCTTAATTCAACAAGGACTTGCTTTCAATGGGAAAAGAACCAAGACAGCTCGGTCTCAGGGGAAGAAATTTCAGGTCTCTGTTGAACAAGAAGCAACTCGATTACTG GGGAACTTGGGATGGGCACTGATGCAGCAAAGTAACTACATAGAAGCAGAAGATGCATATCGGCGAGCACTTTCAATTGCTGCTGATAACAACAAAATGTGCAACCTCGGCATATGTTTAATGAAGCAGGGAAGACTTACAGAGGCGAAAGAAACACTCCGGCGAGTGAAGCCGGCAGTTTTGGATGGGCCAAGAGGTGTTGATTCTCATCTCAAAGCCTATGAAAGAGCACAGCAgatgcttaatgatcttgaatcTGATATGATGAACAAAGGAGGAGGTGATAGAGTTGAACAGAGTAGGCTATTTGATGCCTTTCTTGGTTCTTCATCTATTTGGCAGCCTCAGCCTTGCAAGGACCACAATATCATCAtacaaacaacaacaaacacTACCAAATTTCATGATGATTTTGGTAATGAGAACATGGATGGAAATATCAGACAGTTTACTCCTTTTGTGAATGCATTGAATGTGGATGCAAAGCCTtacatttcttctaaattggtgAATGAAATCCCAATTGGGAATCCATTTAATGAGACACTTAAGAGGACAAGATCAGGAAATGAATTAGGGGTGATCAAGAAGAAATTGCCATTTGCAGAACCTGGTAAACCTGAGACTAAGTCAAGAAGGTTATCTGATGAAACAGAGAATGGATTGTCTAAGTTGTTGCCTGACATTGAGGATTTTGAAGATGCTATTCTTGCTGCAGTTTTAGGTCCAGTAAATGACCAAAGGAAGCTAAATCAACCTAGCAACACAGGAGTCATTCTACCCAAGGTGGAAAAGAAAATTGAAAAGAGGCTCAAGGTTTTTCAAGACATCACTCTGTCTCTCAGCCCAAGAGCCTGA
- the LOC136209488 gene encoding L-ascorbate peroxidase 3 — MAAAAASPIVDTEYLKEIEKVRRDLRALISSKNCAPLMLRLAWHDAGTYDAKSKTGGPDGSIRHQDEYTHGANNGLKIAIDMCEEIKAKHPKITYADLFQLAGVVAVEITGGPTIDFVPGRKDSSMSPEEGRLPDANKDASHLRDVFYRMGLSDKDIVALSGGHTLGKAHKERSGFEGAWTKEPLKFDNSYFKELLRGDSEGLLKLPTDMVLVEDPKFRAYVEKFAQDEDAFFADYAASHKKLSELGFRETAKCTTILAQSAVGLAVAAVVVILGYCYEMNRRIK, encoded by the exons atggcagcagcagcagcatcaCCAATAGTCGATACAGAGTATTTGAAGGAGATAGAAAAGGTTCGTCGGGACCTTCGTGCTCTTATTTCCAGCAAGAACTGCGCTCCTCTCATGCTTCGTTTAGC ATGGCATGATGCGGGAACTTACGATGCCAAATCAAAAACTGGAGGGCCTGATGGTTCCATTAGGCACCAAGATGAGTACACTCATGGAGCTAATAATGGCCTTAAAATCGCCATTGATATGTGCG AGGAAATCAAAGCCAAACATCCCAAAATTACATACGCCGATCTCTTTCAG CTTGCTGGGGTTGTTGCAGTTGAAATCACTGGAGGTCCAACTATTGACTTTGTTCCAGGAAGAAAG GACTCTTCTATGTCTCCTGAAGAGGGACGTCTTCCTGATGCGAATAAAG ATGCATCTCACTTGAGGGACGTGTTTTATCGAATGGGTTTGTCAGACAAGGACATTGTTGCACTCTCTGGCGGTCACACATTG GGAAAGGCACACAAGGAAAGATCAGGTTTTGAAGGAGCTTGGACAAAGGAGCCTTTGAAATTTGACAACTCTTATTTTAA GGAGCTGCTGAGAGGAGATTCAGAAGGACTATTAAAACTTCCTACAGATATGGTGCTAGTAGAAGATCCTAAATTTCGGGCTTATGTTGAGAAATTTGCTCAG GATGAGGATGCATTCTTTGCAGATTATGCAGCCTCCCATAAGAAATTATCAGAGCTTGGCTTCAGAGAAACTGCAAAGTGCACTACAATCCTTGCACAGAGTGCTGTAGGTCTTGCTGTAGCTGCAGTTGTGGTAATCCTAGGTTATTGCTATGAAATGAACCGAAGAATCAAGTGA
- the LOC136208778 gene encoding uncharacterized protein isoform X1, translating into MCDSGLQRERILFFFFHNSIEEKKQAAADVLFQYSKFAMACIGNQVRPCDMRLHLMKEISGMPTSLKREVPQAAASPDAMGESSSSGTARLDKADSFRAL; encoded by the exons ATGTGTGATAGTGGACTACAAAGAGAAaggattttatttttctttttccataaTTCA ATTGAAGAGAAAAAGCAAGCAGCTGCTGACGTTTTGTTTCAATATTCTAAATTTGCTATGGCATGTATTGGAAATCAAGTTCGACCTTGTGACATGAGGTTGCATCTGATGAAG GAGATATCTGGAATGCCAACTTCTTTGAAGAGAGAAGTGCCCCAGGCAGCAGCTTCACCTGATGCAATGGGTGAATCATCAAGCTCAGGTACGGCCAGACTCGACAAAGCAGACAGTTTTCGAGCACTATAA